One genomic region from Ornithinimicrobium flavum encodes:
- a CDS encoding type II secretion system F family protein, with protein sequence MDPRTILLIGAGLVGLALVLLVYAFSTSEDAVRRRALANLQRDVHATPKENPYAAPSGPLYRLAYAVTPAGMVRLNDRLLAGAGRPARWPLHRVIVTKLVATSAAIGFFALLLSGEPSTRMVVFAVLTTAFVWFLPEILLYNTGLKRRQAVQEALPDTLDQLTIAVEAGLGFESAIAHVARGSSGPLADEFVRTLQEIQVGVPRRVAYKGLTERVVVEDLRRFVRAIMQGEEHGISIAKVLSTQASEMRIKRRQRAEEKAMQIPVKVVFPLILFILPALFIVVMGPGAINIIEAFSGL encoded by the coding sequence ATGGACCCTCGGACGATCCTGCTGATCGGGGCCGGTCTCGTCGGGCTCGCTTTGGTGCTCCTCGTCTACGCGTTCTCCACGAGTGAGGACGCGGTCCGCCGGCGTGCCCTGGCCAACCTCCAGCGGGACGTTCATGCCACGCCCAAGGAGAACCCGTACGCGGCGCCCTCCGGTCCTCTCTACCGCTTGGCTTACGCAGTGACCCCTGCAGGGATGGTCCGGCTGAACGACCGCCTGCTGGCAGGTGCCGGCCGTCCTGCCCGCTGGCCGCTGCACCGCGTGATCGTGACCAAGCTCGTCGCCACCTCCGCTGCCATCGGCTTCTTCGCGCTCCTCCTGTCCGGTGAGCCCAGCACCCGGATGGTCGTCTTTGCCGTTCTGACGACCGCCTTCGTCTGGTTCCTGCCGGAGATCCTTCTCTACAACACCGGGTTGAAGAGGCGGCAGGCCGTCCAGGAAGCTCTGCCGGACACGCTCGACCAGCTGACCATCGCCGTCGAGGCCGGTCTCGGCTTCGAGTCGGCCATCGCCCACGTCGCCCGGGGGAGCAGTGGCCCGCTCGCCGACGAGTTCGTCCGCACCCTGCAGGAGATCCAGGTCGGTGTCCCCCGCAGGGTGGCCTACAAAGGATTGACGGAGCGGGTGGTGGTCGAGGATCTGCGCAGGTTTGTCCGTGCCATCATGCAGGGTGAGGAGCACGGCATCTCCATCGCCAAGGTGCTGTCCACCCAGGCGTCGGAGATGCGGATCAAGCGACGGCAGCGCGCCGAGGAGAAGGCCATGCAGATCCCCGTCAAGGTGGTCTTCCCCCTGATCCTGTTCATTCTTCCCGCCCTGTTCATCGTCGTGATGGGCCCTGGCGCCATCAACATCATCGAGGCCTTCTCGGGCCTCTGA
- a CDS encoding DivIVA domain-containing protein, with product MLLSPEDVVRKTFNTVVLRRGYDADEVDAFLEEVVLELRRLHGKVDELQAQVNTLGAEVSAEGVSPRMQLEQQQLEQVRAERRDLVADMAALQERYDSLRAEVSELEDRTVS from the coding sequence ATGCTGCTGAGCCCCGAGGACGTCGTCCGTAAGACCTTCAACACCGTGGTGCTTCGCCGCGGTTATGACGCGGACGAGGTCGACGCCTTCCTCGAGGAGGTCGTCCTGGAGCTGCGTCGCCTTCATGGGAAGGTCGACGAGCTCCAGGCCCAGGTGAACACACTCGGAGCTGAGGTGTCCGCCGAAGGAGTCAGCCCGCGGATGCAGCTCGAGCAGCAGCAGTTGGAACAGGTCCGGGCCGAGCGTCGGGACCTGGTCGCCGACATGGCTGCCCTGCAGGAGCGCTACGACAGCCTCCGGGCCGAGGTGAGTGAGTTGGAGGACCGGACGGTCTCGTGA
- a CDS encoding polyphenol oxidase family protein, with the protein MFFWRERLEPSGDAYGVEWAITDRSGGSSQGTYAELNLGGHVGDLPQAVETNRHRLAHELGLRLGDLRFMDQQHGCGVAVTPGTRPDVPDFGGDVPPPVDGIVSGRTDEALVVLVADCVPVLLLDRTEGLVAAVHAGRPGMVQGVVPATVARLRELGARDLEAVVGPSVCPRCYEVPGAMRDEAAAVEPTSASVTWMGTPAIDVAAGVVAQLAREGVALRWLPGCTRERDDLFSYRRDGTTGRFAGVVRLLPREEVA; encoded by the coding sequence GTGTTCTTCTGGCGCGAGCGGCTCGAGCCCAGCGGTGACGCCTACGGCGTCGAGTGGGCGATCACCGACCGGTCGGGCGGGTCGAGCCAGGGGACGTACGCCGAGCTCAACCTGGGCGGGCACGTGGGTGACCTGCCCCAAGCGGTCGAGACCAACCGGCACCGGCTCGCCCACGAGCTGGGGCTGCGGCTGGGCGACCTGCGGTTCATGGACCAGCAGCACGGCTGCGGTGTCGCGGTGACACCGGGCACCCGCCCGGACGTGCCGGACTTCGGGGGAGACGTGCCCCCGCCCGTGGACGGCATCGTCTCCGGTCGCACCGACGAGGCGCTCGTCGTGCTGGTCGCCGACTGCGTGCCGGTGCTGCTCTTGGACCGCACAGAGGGCCTGGTCGCTGCGGTGCACGCCGGGCGTCCCGGAATGGTCCAGGGTGTCGTCCCGGCCACGGTCGCCCGGCTGCGCGAGCTGGGCGCGAGGGACCTCGAGGCGGTCGTGGGGCCGTCGGTCTGCCCACGCTGCTACGAGGTGCCCGGGGCGATGCGGGACGAGGCCGCCGCGGTCGAGCCGACGTCGGCCTCCGTGACGTGGATGGGGACGCCGGCCATCGACGTCGCCGCCGGCGTCGTCGCCCAGCTCGCCCGCGAGGGTGTCGCCCTGCGGTGGCTGCCGGGGTGCACGCGGGAGCGCGACGACCTGTTCTCGTACCGTCGGGACGGGACCACCGGGCGCTTCGCCGGCGTGGTCCGACTCCTTCCACGAGAAGAGGTGGCCTGA
- a CDS encoding YggS family pyridoxal phosphate-dependent enzyme, with protein sequence MDATSERHTEIAERLRVVRERIEHACTGAGRETGEIGLVVVTKFFPASDIEHLVDLGVTDIGENKDQEAGAKVAELGADVRAAVTVHFIGQLQTNKANRVTRYADVVQSVDRARLVTALDRGVGTALGSGARHTPLEVTLQVDLGEGEDQGRGGALPDDLPALAEEVAGAEHLRLRGLMAVAPFGLDEAGTRAAFDRLAALGERLRADHPGASWLSAGMSGDLELAIAAGTTHLRVGSAILGSRPQQR encoded by the coding sequence ATGGATGCGACGAGCGAGCGGCATACCGAGATCGCGGAGCGCCTGCGGGTGGTGCGTGAGCGCATCGAACATGCCTGCACCGGGGCGGGGCGGGAGACCGGTGAGATCGGCCTGGTGGTGGTCACCAAGTTCTTCCCCGCCTCCGACATCGAGCACCTGGTCGACCTCGGGGTCACCGACATCGGGGAGAACAAGGACCAGGAGGCGGGGGCCAAGGTCGCCGAGCTCGGCGCGGACGTCCGCGCGGCGGTCACCGTCCACTTCATCGGGCAGCTGCAGACGAACAAGGCCAACCGGGTGACGCGGTATGCCGACGTCGTCCAGTCCGTGGACCGCGCCCGTCTCGTGACCGCGCTCGACCGCGGGGTGGGCACCGCCCTGGGCAGCGGCGCACGGCATACCCCGCTCGAGGTCACCCTGCAGGTCGACCTCGGCGAGGGGGAGGACCAGGGCCGCGGCGGAGCCCTCCCGGACGACCTGCCGGCGCTGGCCGAGGAGGTCGCCGGCGCCGAGCACCTGCGGCTGCGGGGGCTCATGGCGGTCGCCCCCTTCGGCCTGGACGAGGCCGGCACGCGGGCCGCCTTCGACCGGCTCGCGGCCCTGGGGGAGCGGCTGCGGGCCGACCACCCCGGGGCGAGCTGGCTGTCCGCGGGCATGAGCGGCGACCTCGAGCTGGCGATCGCGGCCGGCACGACACACCTGCGTGTCGGCAGCGCAATCCTCGGATCGCGCCCGCAGCAGCGGTAA
- a CDS encoding cell division protein SepF yields the protein MAGALRKTMEYLGLAESDERDDYYDDYSDESTDRRASAATAAPVRAIREDDDEPRSAEVAQLPTRTPVSQVVRKPEVGELNRITTIHPRTYNEAKNIGEAFRGGVPVIMNLTDMDDADAKRLVDFAAGLAFGLRGSIERVTSKVFLLSPEHVAVDSGSREPARSAAAPFNQS from the coding sequence ATGGCCGGGGCACTGCGCAAGACCATGGAGTACCTCGGACTCGCCGAGTCCGACGAGCGCGACGACTACTACGACGACTATTCCGACGAGAGCACCGACCGTCGGGCGTCCGCCGCCACCGCCGCTCCCGTGCGGGCGATCCGTGAGGACGACGACGAGCCGCGCTCGGCCGAGGTGGCCCAGCTGCCCACCCGCACCCCTGTCTCCCAGGTCGTTCGCAAGCCGGAGGTCGGCGAGTTGAACCGCATCACCACGATCCACCCCCGCACCTACAACGAGGCCAAGAACATCGGTGAGGCCTTCCGCGGTGGCGTGCCGGTCATCATGAACCTCACCGACATGGACGACGCGGACGCCAAGCGTCTGGTCGACTTCGCCGCCGGTCTCGCCTTCGGTCTCCGCGGCTCCATCGAGCGGGTGACCAGCAAGGTCTTCCTGCTCAGCCCCGAGCACGTGGCAGTCGACTCGGGCTCGCGCGAGCCCGCCCGCTCCGCCGCAGCCCCCTTCAACCAGAGCTGA